From a region of the Patescibacteria group bacterium genome:
- a CDS encoding DUF5671 domain-containing protein produces the protein MTKNSDHAKHAFFYLIAFFALGFVATAIGQVIFQLINHTLVETTSSYSGDYLQSILRFAISALIISAPIYYLATRKINSDLAKGQLDPESGIRKWLTYIAIFIAVAVAVGDLITTLNSFLSGEITLKFSLKAATIFAIVGGFGAYYFFDLKRKNFARDLTIRTFGIAFLVVTAACLVIAFSLLDSPARARALREDDARIQDLQQISWAVTDLYNLNSTLPQNLDVLAADGKLDEDVLLDPVSGQQYEFTMIDSSNYTLCANFELATPDDDDYSDPAWQHVAGQACFAVSLSGIQKDYPIVNVKPIR, from the coding sequence ATGACCAAAAATTCAGACCACGCGAAACACGCGTTCTTTTACCTGATCGCTTTTTTCGCGCTGGGCTTCGTCGCGACCGCGATTGGTCAAGTTATTTTCCAGCTCATTAATCATACACTCGTCGAAACTACTTCGAGCTATTCGGGCGATTATCTCCAGTCGATTCTGCGTTTCGCGATCTCGGCGCTCATTATTTCTGCGCCGATTTACTATCTTGCGACGCGTAAAATCAATTCCGACCTGGCGAAAGGTCAGCTCGATCCGGAATCGGGAATTCGTAAATGGCTGACTTACATCGCGATTTTCATCGCGGTCGCGGTCGCGGTCGGCGATCTCATTACGACGCTGAATTCTTTTCTTTCCGGCGAAATCACACTCAAATTTTCGCTCAAAGCTGCGACGATTTTCGCGATTGTCGGCGGATTCGGAGCGTACTATTTCTTCGATCTGAAGCGCAAGAATTTTGCGCGCGATCTGACGATTCGCACTTTCGGCATTGCTTTTCTCGTGGTCACCGCAGCTTGTCTGGTGATTGCTTTTTCCTTGCTTGATTCACCGGCGCGAGCGCGCGCTTTGCGCGAGGACGATGCACGCATTCAGGATTTGCAACAGATTTCTTGGGCAGTCACCGATCTTTACAATTTGAATTCCACACTGCCGCAAAATCTAGATGTGCTTGCTGCTGACGGCAAGCTTGATGAAGATGTTTTACTCGATCCGGTTTCCGGGCAGCAGTACGAATTCACGATGATTGATTCTTCGAATTACACGCTGTGCGCCAATTTCGAGCTTGCGACACCGGACGATGATGATTACAGTGATCCGGCTTGGCAGCATGTGGCTGGTCAGGCTTGTTTCGCGGTCAGTCTTTCTGGCATTCAGAAGGACTATCCGATCGTCAATGTGAAACCAATTCGCTGA
- a CDS encoding methionine synthase, with protein sequence MKIDLNLPLLPTTSVGSFPKPEYLATARAQFYRNEISREALLALEEQATREFILLQERVGLDVLVDGEAERGDMATFFAEKMNGFKISEPVRSYGNRYYKKPRIVSAIEFREPMTKHFFEYAQKLTSKPVKGMLTGPYTMMDWSFNEFYGSREEVVRAFAKVLRQEAIELMQAGCKIIQVDEPALSVRSDEIELAAEGLRLVLDGLEMYSITHICYGAFEFLAPKIHLLPVDQIDLEFAGRDFELLEQLRGHEFPQDVGLGVYDVHTHKITPQAKIEEYIAKALTFFRPEQIWVDPDCGLKTRTFEESEKGLAEMVAATKAARLSIK encoded by the coding sequence ATGAAAATTGACCTGAATTTACCGCTTCTTCCGACGACCTCGGTCGGCTCGTTTCCGAAGCCGGAGTATCTCGCGACTGCGCGCGCGCAATTTTACAGAAATGAAATTTCCCGCGAAGCCCTGCTCGCGTTGGAAGAGCAGGCGACGCGCGAATTTATCCTGCTCCAGGAACGCGTCGGACTCGATGTCCTCGTCGACGGCGAAGCGGAACGCGGCGACATGGCGACTTTCTTCGCCGAAAAAATGAACGGCTTCAAAATTTCCGAGCCAGTCCGTTCGTACGGCAATCGTTATTACAAAAAACCACGCATCGTCAGCGCGATTGAATTTCGTGAGCCGATGACAAAACACTTTTTCGAGTACGCCCAAAAATTAACTTCCAAACCGGTGAAGGGTATGCTGACCGGACCGTACACGATGATGGATTGGAGCTTCAATGAATTTTACGGCAGCCGTGAAGAAGTCGTGCGCGCTTTCGCCAAGGTGCTGCGTCAGGAGGCAATCGAGCTCATGCAAGCGGGTTGCAAAATTATTCAGGTGGACGAGCCGGCGCTTTCAGTTCGCTCGGACGAGATCGAGCTCGCGGCGGAAGGTTTGCGCTTGGTTTTGGACGGACTCGAAATGTACTCAATCACGCACATTTGCTACGGGGCTTTCGAATTTCTCGCTCCCAAAATTCACTTGCTGCCGGTCGATCAGATTGACCTCGAATTTGCCGGTCGTGACTTCGAATTACTCGAGCAGCTGCGCGGTCATGAATTCCCGCAGGATGTCGGACTCGGCGTCTACGATGTGCACACGCACAAGATTACGCCGCAGGCGAAGATTGAAGAATACATTGCCAAGGCTTTGACCTTTTTCCGACCGGAGCAGATCTGGGTCGATCCGGATTGCGGACTCAAGACACGGACTTTCGAAGAATCTGAAAAAGGCCTAGCCGAGAT
- the rpsL gene encoding 30S ribosomal protein S12 produces MPTINQLVRKSRKTPRRKSKSPAMQFISNSLKSTTREMKLGCPQKRGVCVRVYTTTPKKPNSAVRKVARVRLTNGYEVIAYIPGEGHNLQEHSVVMIRGGRVKDLPGVKYHIIRGVLDTTGVANRKQSRSLYGAKRPKAEKKK; encoded by the coding sequence ATGCCAACCATCAACCAACTCGTTCGCAAGTCACGCAAGACACCGCGCCGCAAATCTAAGTCGCCAGCGATGCAGTTCATCTCGAACTCATTGAAATCGACGACGCGCGAAATGAAACTGGGCTGTCCGCAGAAGCGGGGAGTCTGTGTGCGTGTCTACACGACGACGCCGAAGAAACCAAACTCCGCCGTGCGAAAAGTCGCGCGCGTGCGTCTTACCAATGGCTACGAAGTGATCGCGTACATTCCGGGCGAGGGTCACAATCTCCAAGAGCATTCCGTCGTGATGATTCGTGGCGGTCGCGTGAAGGATCTTCCTGGTGTGAAATACCACATCATTCGCGGTGTGCTCGATACGACCGGTGTCGCGAATCGCAAACAGAGCCGCTCGCTCTACGGTGCGAAACGCCCGAAGGCCGAGAAGAAGAAATAA
- the rpsG gene encoding 30S ribosomal protein S7 — MKRKLVNGIPFKGDLLPGADPLQEKFINCLMLHGKKSIAREIFRKMLEEVKKKGEGKPEEIFVLAIENASPAMEVRPKRVGGAVYQVPIEVNANRQRILAMRWILDAARGAKGRPMHLKLASVILETAKGEGPAVKKKEDSHRMAASNKAFAHFAKY, encoded by the coding sequence ATGAAACGCAAACTTGTGAACGGCATTCCGTTCAAAGGCGACCTGCTTCCAGGTGCCGATCCGCTCCAAGAAAAATTCATCAACTGTCTCATGTTGCACGGCAAGAAATCCATTGCTCGTGAGATTTTTCGTAAAATGCTGGAAGAAGTAAAAAAGAAAGGCGAGGGCAAGCCAGAGGAAATTTTCGTCCTCGCGATTGAAAATGCTTCGCCGGCGATGGAAGTCCGCCCGAAACGCGTCGGTGGCGCGGTCTACCAAGTGCCGATCGAGGTCAATGCCAATCGCCAACGCATCCTCGCGATGCGCTGGATTCTCGACGCGGCGCGCGGAGCCAAAGGTCGTCCGATGCATCTCAAGCTCGCTTCCGTCATTCTCGAGACGGCGAAAGGTGAGGGTCCGGCCGTGAAGAAGAAAGAAGATTCACATCGCATGGCGGCCTCCAACAAAGCTTTTGCGCATTTCGCCAAGTATTAA